One genomic region from Sparus aurata chromosome 15, fSpaAur1.1, whole genome shotgun sequence encodes:
- the mzt1 gene encoding mitotic-spindle organizing protein 1, with the protein MASAANTNLNAVRETMDVLLEISRLLNTGLDMESLSICVRLCEQGINPEALSAVIKELRKASESLKASENCTN; encoded by the exons ATGGCAAGTGCAGCAAATACAAACCTAAACGCAGTCCGGGAGACAATGGAcg TGTTGCTGGAGATCTCCAGGTTGCTGAACACTGGTCTGGACATGGAGTCTCTGTCCAtatgtgtgagactgtgtgagcaGGGCATCAACCCAGAAGCGTTGTCCGCAGTTATCAAAGAACTGCGGAAAGCGTCTGAATCACTCAAG gCTTCTGAAAACTGCACTAACTGA
- the bora gene encoding protein aurora borealis yields the protein MGDRVEIQITPETPGRPSIRNPFESPNDYHHLREALVPSPSVFKSMHCKATPPKFNWSIDEMASLLPVHIDQEEIQRQSFYLSQTRMDSDIEEKRQNAIEQFFTKGTIVPSPWASQDIRKGPQINMKSCMSAMIEEKPEKISVACQTTLSLPLAFDLEKVLGEYYRQEEACDGVQESLSSSSLRRKLFLDGQGSYSGSDSSSPPSPERSHTRQEIPSLSRGEGVEVVASIFASPLSCGMSVQTPSTGQFSSSPIQHGCFRDCSLGSITSPLFPDRSSPAGLISPTISPIVAYAAHTPTGSAERKQPSNLTPNNVPLDVDVASCNESPFVEGCSPIRSCSPHQLHCHNEPRSRPRPRVRCRASPPLISPILNPKLQDNQEAEEKLVCSSSSSSSSSSSSFSLPLMELDPSSPMARDNHPSDTESASLDPMEPVKMDEDKGIEGSLEDEEEEGGGPLGQLTSSRMGNVSATESSHMFLSLLAEGSSIRYDSSMQVDSGYNTTSAGTASLIDGLTSDYLCKESFSPNMAEEAFQVTRHAKVKAFHPHH from the exons ATGGGGGACCGTGTCGAGATACAGATCACTCCTGAGACTCCAGGCAGACCTTCCATTAGAAACCCCTTTGAAAGTCCAAATGACTACCACCACCTCCGTGAAGCATTAGTGCCAAGCCCATCTGTCTTCAAGTCCATGCATTGTAAAGCT ACTCCTCCCAAGTTTAACTGGTCTATTGATGAAATGGCCAGTCTTCTTCCAGTGCACATAGACCAAGAGGAAATCCAGCGACAGTCTTTTTACCTCAGCCAGACAAG gaTGGATTCTGACATTGAGGAAAAGCGTCAGAATGCTATTGAGCAG TTTTTTACCAAAGGAACCATTGTGCCTTCCCCCTGGGCGTCTCAAGACATCCGTAAAGGCCCTCAGATCAATATGAAAA GTTGTATGTCTGCCATGATTGAAGAGAAGCCTGAAAAAATATCAG TTGCTTGTCAGACAACTCTTTCGCTGCCTTTGGCATTTGATTTGGAAAAAGTATTGG GAGAATATTACCGCCAGGAGGAAGCATGTGATGGCGTGCAGGAGAGTCTCAGTTCCTCCTCCTTAAGACGAAAGCTCTTTCTCGATGGTCAGGGAAGTTACAGCGGCTCTGACAGCTCCAGCCCGCCAAGCCCCGAGAGAAGCCACACCAGGCAGGAGATTCCTTCTCTAAGCCGAGGAGAAGGAGTTGAAGTAGTAGCGTCTATTTTTGCCTCCCCTTTGTCCTGTGGCATGTCAGTTCAGACTCCCTCTACG GGTCAGTTCTCGTCCAGTCCCATCCAGCATGGCTGTTTCCGGGACTGCAGCCTTGGCAGCATCACCAGTCCGCTGTTCCCTGATAGGTCGTCTCCTGCTGGCCTCATCTCCCCAACAATCTCTCCTATTGTTGCAtatgcagcacacacaccaacaggcTCAG CTGAGAGGAAGCAGCCGAGCAACTTGACTCCAAACAATGTACCCCTGGACGTAGATGTCGCTTCATGCAATGAAAGCCCATTTGTTGAGGGTTGTTCCCCCATTCGTAGCTGCTCCCCACACCAGCTCCACTGCCACAATGAGCCCAGGTCCAGGCCCCGGCCCAGAGTCCGCTGCCGGGCCTCCCCTCCCCTTATCTCCCCGATACTCAACCCTAAGCTCCAAGACAATCAGGAGGCTGAGGAGAAACTcgtctgctcctcttcctcgtcctcctcttcttcttcttcttctttttctctcccgcTCATGGAGCTAGATCCATCCTCGCCCATGGCACGTGACAATCATCCCTCTGATACTGAGAGTGCTAGCCTGGATCCTATGGAACCTGTGAAAATGGATGAGGACAAGGGGATAGAAGGGAGCttggaggatgaagaggaggaaggtggaggaccTTTGGGGCAGCTGACCAGCTCTCGTATGGGCAACGTGTCGGCAACAGAGAGCTCCcacatgtttttgtctcttctgGCAGAGGGAAGCAGCATACGCTATGATTCCAGCATGCAG GTGGACAGTGGGTACAACACTACCTCAGCAGGCACTGCCAGTCTAATAGATGGCCTCACCTCAGACTATCTCTGTAAAGAGTCCTTTAGTCCAAACATGGCAGAAGAGGCCTTCCAAGTGACACGACACGCCAAAGTAAAG GCATTTCATCCTCACCACTGA